One genomic segment of Caldimonas brevitalea includes these proteins:
- a CDS encoding SDR family oxidoreductase — protein MDLGLAGKWALVCASSKGLGKGCAAALVQEGVNVVLTARGREALEATADELRAFNRAEVRSVAGDITTAEGRAAALAACPQVDILVNNAGGPPPGDFREWSRDDWIKALDANMLTPIELIKATVDDMMGRGFGRIVNITSGAVKAPIDVLGLSNGARSGLTGFVAGLARKTVGRNVTINNLLPGAFDTDRLRKTMEASARDRGASYEATREARMKGIPAGRFGSAEEFGAACAFLCSAQAGYITGQNWLVDGGAYPGTF, from the coding sequence ATGGACTTGGGACTGGCAGGTAAGTGGGCGCTGGTGTGCGCGTCCAGCAAGGGGTTGGGCAAGGGCTGCGCCGCGGCGCTGGTGCAAGAAGGTGTCAACGTGGTGCTGACGGCGCGCGGGCGCGAAGCGCTGGAGGCGACGGCAGACGAACTGCGGGCCTTCAACCGGGCCGAGGTGCGCAGCGTGGCCGGCGACATCACCACGGCCGAGGGGCGCGCGGCCGCCCTGGCCGCGTGCCCGCAGGTGGACATCCTGGTCAACAACGCCGGCGGGCCGCCACCGGGCGATTTCCGCGAGTGGTCGCGTGACGACTGGATCAAGGCGCTGGACGCGAACATGCTCACGCCGATCGAGCTGATCAAGGCGACCGTCGACGACATGATGGGGCGCGGCTTCGGGCGTATCGTCAACATCACCTCGGGCGCGGTGAAGGCGCCGATCGACGTGCTTGGATTGTCGAACGGGGCGCGCTCGGGTTTGACGGGCTTTGTCGCCGGCCTGGCGCGCAAGACCGTCGGGCGTAACGTGACGATCAACAACCTGCTGCCGGGTGCATTCGACACGGACCGTCTGCGCAAGACGATGGAAGCGTCGGCGCGTGACCGGGGGGCGAGCTACGAGGCGACGCGCGAAGCGCGCATGAAGGGTATTCCGGCGGGGCGCTTTGGCAGCGCGGAGGAGTTTGGCGCGGCGTGTGCCTTTCTGTGCAGTGCGCAGGCGGGCTATATCACCGGGCAGAACTGGCTGGTCGATGGGGGGGCGTATCCGGGGACGTTTTGA
- a CDS encoding methyltransferase domain-containing protein, which produces MNRRKTQTLAPVTVSEADGVRFLHLGTPWVQGAMRVKKPYEIELEYVQRMMAWMLLRPEEELTAGHAVQLGLGAGAITKFCHKKLRMHTTAVELNPEVISVCRGWFRLPEDDDRLQVLEQDAARYAQAPEHEGTADVLCVDLYDHEAASPVLDDEKFYRACHRLLAPGGVMSVNLFGRDASFERSVERIAAAFGLETLWALKPTKEGNTVVLATKDQPHVTRAVLAARAENIETRFSLPAGKWLRMMKHLRP; this is translated from the coding sequence ATGAACCGTCGTAAAACCCAGACCCTCGCCCCGGTCACCGTCTCGGAAGCCGACGGCGTGCGATTCCTGCACCTCGGCACACCGTGGGTGCAAGGGGCGATGCGGGTCAAGAAGCCGTACGAGATCGAGCTCGAATATGTGCAGCGCATGATGGCGTGGATGCTGCTGCGCCCCGAAGAGGAACTGACCGCGGGCCATGCGGTGCAGCTGGGGCTGGGCGCCGGCGCCATCACCAAGTTCTGCCACAAGAAGCTGCGCATGCACACCACGGCAGTGGAGTTGAATCCCGAGGTGATCTCAGTGTGCCGGGGCTGGTTCAGGCTGCCCGAAGACGATGACCGGCTGCAGGTGCTCGAGCAGGACGCGGCGCGCTACGCGCAGGCGCCCGAGCACGAGGGCACCGCCGACGTGCTGTGCGTCGACCTCTACGACCACGAGGCGGCCAGCCCGGTGCTCGACGACGAGAAGTTCTATCGCGCCTGCCATCGCCTGCTGGCACCGGGGGGTGTGATGAGTGTCAACCTGTTCGGCCGCGACGCCAGTTTCGAACGCAGTGTCGAGCGCATTGCGGCTGCCTTCGGTCTCGAGACGCTGTGGGCCCTCAAACCGACCAAGGAGGGCAACACCGTGGTGCTCGCCACGAAAGATCAGCCCCACGTCACCCGCGCCGTGCTTGCCGCTCGCGCCGAAAACATCGAAACTCGGTTTTCTCTGCCGGCCGGCAAGTGGCTGCGCATGATGAAGCATCTGCGCCCATGA
- a CDS encoding GspE/PulE family protein gives MSSLPVSPPLPNPGAGRRPRSAFKGRLEWRQLIDWLREDGVVTPAEAQRTQQRLAAGDSAQHPLVRLANVGLMHAGTGKTLDAEALTEWLARRSGLEYLRIDPLKVNVGRVADVMSISYAERRRALPVQIGPHELTVATCEPFDTDWVAEIEAHSRKTIKLVLVSPGELQRYTTEFYTLAKSVRAAQKSGEATMAPANFEQLVELGKSKQLDANDQGVVQVVDWLWQYAFDQRASDIHLEPRREIGAIRFRIDGVMHTVYQLPLTVMAAVTSRIKLLGRMDVVEKRRPLDGRIKTRNPEGDEVEMRLSTLPTAFGEKLVMRIFDPDSTVKSLDALGFGGHEAQRWEQLVTQAHGVILVTGPTGSGKTTTLYSTLKRLATDEVNVCTIEDPIEMVEPAFNQTQVQPQLDLGFANGLRALMRQDPDIIMVGEVRDLETAEMAIQAALTGHLVFTTLHTNDATSAITRLLDLGVPAYLINATVLGVLAQRLVRTLCPHCKQPDEGFERETLAEAIQPWRMTGGFRPYKPVGCIECRMTGFRGRAGLYELLTVSEPLKALMGQAPDLSRLRQQAAQDGLRPLRLAGAMKVAEGVTTLDEVLRATPAWTR, from the coding sequence ATGAGTTCCCTGCCTGTTTCACCGCCGTTGCCGAACCCGGGTGCCGGGCGACGCCCCCGGTCGGCCTTCAAGGGGCGCCTGGAGTGGCGCCAACTGATCGATTGGCTGCGCGAGGACGGCGTGGTCACGCCGGCCGAAGCGCAGCGCACGCAGCAGCGGCTGGCGGCAGGCGACAGTGCCCAGCATCCGCTGGTGCGGCTGGCCAACGTCGGCTTGATGCATGCCGGCACCGGCAAGACGCTCGACGCCGAGGCTTTGACCGAATGGTTGGCGCGCCGCTCGGGGCTCGAGTACCTGCGCATCGATCCGCTCAAGGTCAATGTCGGCCGCGTGGCCGACGTCATGTCGATCAGTTACGCCGAGCGCCGGCGTGCCTTGCCGGTGCAGATCGGCCCTCACGAGCTGACGGTGGCCACCTGCGAGCCGTTCGACACCGACTGGGTGGCCGAGATCGAGGCCCACTCGCGCAAGACCATCAAGCTGGTGCTGGTCAGCCCCGGTGAACTGCAACGCTACACGACCGAGTTCTACACGCTGGCCAAGTCGGTGCGGGCGGCGCAGAAGAGCGGCGAGGCGACGATGGCGCCGGCCAACTTCGAGCAGCTGGTCGAGTTGGGCAAGAGCAAGCAGCTCGACGCCAACGACCAGGGGGTGGTGCAGGTGGTCGACTGGCTGTGGCAATACGCCTTCGACCAGCGCGCCTCGGACATCCATCTGGAGCCACGGCGCGAGATCGGCGCGATCCGGTTTCGCATCGACGGCGTGATGCACACCGTCTACCAGCTGCCTCTCACGGTGATGGCCGCCGTCACGAGCCGCATCAAGCTGCTGGGCCGCATGGACGTGGTCGAGAAGCGCCGGCCGCTGGACGGGCGCATCAAGACGCGCAACCCGGAGGGCGACGAGGTCGAGATGCGCTTGTCGACCTTGCCGACCGCCTTCGGTGAAAAGCTGGTGATGCGCATCTTCGACCCCGATTCGACCGTCAAGAGCCTCGACGCACTCGGCTTCGGTGGGCACGAAGCGCAGCGCTGGGAGCAGCTGGTGACCCAGGCGCATGGTGTGATCCTGGTCACCGGGCCGACCGGCTCGGGCAAGACGACGACGCTGTATTCGACGCTGAAGCGGCTGGCCACCGACGAGGTCAACGTCTGCACCATCGAAGACCCGATCGAGATGGTCGAGCCGGCCTTCAACCAGACCCAGGTGCAGCCCCAACTCGATCTCGGTTTTGCCAACGGCTTGCGGGCCCTGATGCGGCAGGACCCGGACATCATCATGGTGGGCGAGGTGCGCGACCTCGAAACCGCCGAGATGGCGATCCAGGCCGCGCTGACCGGGCATCTGGTGTTCACGACACTGCACACCAACGATGCCACCTCGGCCATCACCCGCTTGCTCGACCTCGGCGTGCCGGCCTATCTGATCAACGCCACCGTGCTCGGTGTCCTGGCGCAGCGGCTGGTGCGCACCCTCTGTCCGCACTGCAAGCAGCCGGACGAAGGTTTCGAGCGCGAAACGCTGGCCGAGGCCATCCAGCCCTGGCGCATGACCGGCGGCTTCCGACCCTACAAACCGGTTGGCTGCATCGAGTGCCGCATGACCGGCTTCCGCGGCCGTGCCGGCCTGTACGAGCTGCTGACCGTGAGCGAGCCCTTGAAGGCCTTGATGGGGCAGGCGCCGGACCTGTCGCGCCTGCGACAGCAGGCCGCGCAGGACGGTTTGCGCCCACTGCGGCTCGCCGGTGCGATGAAGGTCGCCGAAGGCGTGACGACGCTGGATGAAGTGCTGCGCGCGACACCCGCGTGGACACGTTGA
- a CDS encoding DUF3422 family protein, producing MLTPHPLRETLHNEVHARPYERLSAPLALTHLALLTPPGETRSREHLHALLRARHLPLPSAEAGHLSIDLGGLHLRWEQHTEFQTYTFWRQLPDNPTSFDPTAVSSVPQDWLRGVPGQWLVGLHVAVSSSREDGSDPLVRGSLDEDSLVASVVMDGQAEVYTDFRLHGDGFGRVVVVAASMHPRRLGRAVQRLLEIETYRMMALLGLPAAREVAATLSDAERDLARIAGEIRSAERDREPELLRQLTQLAGRVESLYASTHARFSASAAYFELVQRRIDELHEHRLAGLQTIGEFMDRRLGPAMQTCAWAGRRQQQLSERISRTSNLLRTRVEIEQQQSSQDLLDAMNRRQKVQLRLQTAVEGLSVAAITYYGAGLVGYLAKGGKEAGLLPLSPELLVAVAIPLIAGAVWSGLRRLHQLAHRAA from the coding sequence ATGCTCACACCGCATCCCTTGCGCGAAACGCTGCACAACGAAGTCCACGCCCGCCCTTACGAGCGGCTGTCGGCACCGCTGGCGCTGACGCATCTGGCCTTGCTGACCCCACCTGGCGAAACGCGCAGCCGGGAGCACCTGCACGCGCTGTTGCGTGCGCGGCACTTGCCGCTGCCGTCGGCCGAGGCAGGCCACCTGAGCATCGACCTCGGCGGCCTGCATCTGCGCTGGGAACAGCACACCGAGTTCCAGACCTACACCTTCTGGCGCCAGCTGCCCGACAACCCGACCTCGTTCGACCCCACCGCGGTGTCGTCGGTGCCGCAAGATTGGCTGCGGGGTGTGCCCGGGCAGTGGCTGGTCGGGCTGCACGTGGCCGTCAGCTCCAGCCGTGAGGACGGCAGCGACCCACTGGTGCGGGGCTCGCTCGACGAAGACAGCCTGGTCGCTTCGGTCGTGATGGACGGCCAGGCCGAGGTCTACACCGATTTCCGTCTGCACGGCGACGGCTTCGGCCGGGTGGTGGTGGTGGCGGCCAGCATGCACCCGCGTCGCCTTGGCCGGGCGGTGCAGCGGCTGCTCGAGATCGAAACCTACCGGATGATGGCGCTGCTGGGCCTGCCGGCGGCGCGCGAGGTGGCGGCCACCTTGTCGGATGCCGAGCGTGACCTGGCGCGCATTGCCGGCGAGATCCGCAGTGCCGAGCGCGACCGCGAGCCCGAGCTGCTGCGCCAGCTGACCCAGTTGGCCGGCCGGGTCGAGAGCTTGTATGCCAGCACCCATGCCCGCTTTTCGGCCAGCGCTGCGTATTTCGAGCTGGTGCAGCGGCGCATCGACGAACTGCACGAACACCGGCTGGCCGGCTTGCAGACCATCGGCGAGTTCATGGACCGCCGCCTGGGCCCGGCGATGCAGACCTGCGCCTGGGCCGGACGGCGCCAGCAGCAGCTGTCGGAGCGCATCTCGCGCACCAGCAACCTGCTGCGCACGCGGGTCGAGATCGAGCAACAGCAAAGCAGCCAGGATTTGCTCGACGCGATGAACCGGCGCCAGAAGGTGCAGCTGCGGCTGCAGACCGCGGTCGAAGGCTTGTCGGTGGCGGCCATTACCTACTATGGCGCCGGGCTGGTGGGTTATCTCGCCAAGGGCGGCAAGGAGGCGGGGTTGCTGCCTTTGTCGCCGGAACTGTTGGTCGCGGTCGCGATACCGCTGATCGCAGGGGCCGTGTGGAGTGGGTTGCGGCGCTTGCATCAGCTGGCGCACCGGGCGGCGTGA
- a CDS encoding tripartite tricarboxylate transporter permease gives MDLLSNLALGFQTALTLSNVGYAFLGALLGTLIGVLPGLGPVATIAMLLPSIYSLEATPALIMLAGIYYGAQYGGSTTAILINVPGESSSVVTAIDGYQMARRGRAGAALAAAGLGSFFAGSVGTLVLAAFAPPLTEMAFKFGSAEYFALMVLGLIGSVVLASGSLIKAIAMILLGLLLGQINTDVISGVPRFSFDIPELTDGIDFVIIAMGVFGFGEIIANLGQPAEQREVFTKDVKGLWPTKQDFRDAAPAVLRGTALGSILGVLPGGGALLSSFASYTLEKKVSKHPEQFGKGAIQGVAGPESANNAGAQTSFIPMLTLGIPPNPVMALMVGAMTIKGIQPGPQVMASNPDLFWGLIASMWIGNAMLVILNLPLIGIWIKLLTVPYRFLFPAILVFCTIGLYTLNNNNFHVYLAALFGLVGYIFYKLGCEPAPLLLGFILGPMMEEHLRRSLLLSRGDWSTFISRPLSAGLLFAATAMIVIVLLPNIRRKREEAFQDAD, from the coding sequence ATGGACCTGCTTTCCAACCTAGCCCTCGGTTTCCAGACCGCCCTGACGCTCTCCAACGTCGGCTATGCCTTTCTCGGTGCCTTGCTGGGCACGCTGATCGGCGTGCTGCCGGGCCTCGGCCCAGTCGCGACGATCGCGATGCTGCTGCCGTCGATCTACTCGCTCGAAGCCACGCCGGCGCTGATCATGCTGGCCGGCATCTACTACGGTGCCCAGTACGGCGGCTCCACCACAGCGATCCTGATCAACGTGCCAGGCGAATCGTCGTCGGTCGTGACGGCCATCGACGGCTACCAGATGGCACGCCGCGGCCGCGCGGGCGCGGCGCTCGCAGCGGCCGGCCTCGGCTCCTTCTTCGCCGGTTCGGTCGGCACCCTGGTGCTGGCCGCGTTCGCGCCGCCGCTGACCGAAATGGCCTTCAAGTTCGGGTCGGCCGAATATTTCGCGCTGATGGTGCTGGGCCTGATCGGCTCGGTGGTGCTGGCCTCGGGGTCCTTGATCAAGGCGATCGCGATGATTCTGCTCGGCCTGCTGCTGGGCCAGATCAACACCGATGTGATCTCCGGCGTGCCGCGCTTCAGCTTCGACATTCCGGAGCTGACCGACGGCATCGACTTCGTCATCATCGCGATGGGCGTGTTCGGCTTCGGCGAGATCATCGCCAACCTCGGCCAGCCGGCGGAACAGCGCGAAGTGTTCACCAAGGACGTGAAGGGCCTGTGGCCGACCAAGCAGGACTTCCGCGACGCCGCGCCGGCGGTGCTGCGCGGCACGGCGCTCGGCTCCATCCTGGGGGTGCTGCCCGGCGGTGGTGCGCTGCTGTCGTCGTTTGCGTCGTACACGCTCGAGAAGAAGGTCTCCAAGCACCCCGAGCAGTTCGGCAAAGGCGCGATCCAGGGGGTGGCGGGGCCCGAGTCGGCCAACAATGCCGGCGCCCAGACCTCGTTCATCCCGATGCTGACGCTGGGCATCCCGCCCAACCCGGTGATGGCGCTGATGGTCGGCGCGATGACGATCAAGGGCATCCAGCCCGGCCCGCAGGTGATGGCCAGCAACCCCGACCTGTTCTGGGGCCTGATCGCCTCGATGTGGATCGGCAACGCGATGCTGGTGATCCTCAACCTGCCGTTGATCGGGATCTGGATCAAGCTGCTGACCGTGCCGTATCGCTTCCTGTTCCCGGCCATCCTGGTGTTCTGCACCATCGGCTTGTACACGCTCAACAACAACAACTTCCACGTCTACCTGGCGGCGCTGTTCGGCCTGGTCGGCTACATCTTCTACAAGCTCGGCTGCGAGCCGGCGCCGCTGCTGCTCGGCTTCATCCTCGGGCCGATGATGGAGGAGCATTTGCGACGCTCGCTGCTGCTCTCGCGCGGCGACTGGAGTACCTTCATCTCGCGCCCGCTGTCGGCCGGCCTGTTGTTCGCCGCCACCGCGATGATCGTGATCGTGTTGCTGCCCAACATCCGGCGCAAGCGCGAAGAGGCCTTCCAGGACGCCGACTGA
- a CDS encoding gamma-glutamyltransferase family protein has protein sequence MKPFRYEFPYPTARLPLFARNVVATSHPVAATAGLRMLWKGGNAVDAAIATAAAMTIAEPVSNGLGSDAFCLVWDGTQLHGLNASGRAPAAWTRDYFLAKYGADAKTPPKRGWDSVTVPGAVGGWVALSRRFGKLPFADLMEPAIELAERGYAVPPVVAQKWAAPVAELRRLPGFASAFLPGGRAPTVGELWRLPEAARSLRLIAQTEGEAYYRGEIAAAVARHAAADGAALTESDLAAYEPEWVGPLAKDYRGYTLHEMPPNGQGIAAQVALGILSHFDIASLPLDSAEAQHLQIEAMKLAFADVYRHVADPSTMEVTPAQMLDDAYLASRAQLIDRRRAQHFGPGNLAQGGTIYLTAADESGMMVSFIQSNYMGFGSGVVVPGYGLSLQNRGHGFSLDPASPNVVAPRKRPFHTIIPGFLSRGGAPVMSFGVMGANMQPQGHLQTLVRMLDYGQNPQAACDAPRWRYNSGLSLNVEATMDPAVVQDLVAWGHQIDVIQDSYQDFGAGQFIWRLGDPGTEGYLAASDPRRDGQAVGF, from the coding sequence ATGAAGCCGTTCCGCTACGAGTTCCCCTACCCGACGGCGCGCTTGCCGCTGTTCGCCCGCAATGTGGTGGCCACCTCGCACCCGGTCGCCGCGACCGCCGGGCTGCGCATGCTGTGGAAGGGCGGCAACGCCGTCGATGCGGCGATTGCCACCGCGGCCGCGATGACGATCGCCGAGCCGGTCAGCAACGGGCTCGGCAGCGATGCCTTCTGCCTGGTCTGGGACGGCACGCAACTGCATGGTTTGAATGCCTCGGGCCGGGCGCCGGCGGCGTGGACGCGCGACTACTTCCTCGCCAAATACGGCGCCGATGCCAAGACGCCGCCCAAGCGCGGTTGGGACTCCGTCACGGTGCCCGGCGCAGTGGGCGGCTGGGTGGCGTTGAGCCGGCGGTTTGGCAAGCTGCCGTTCGCCGACCTGATGGAGCCGGCGATCGAGTTGGCCGAGCGCGGTTATGCGGTGCCGCCGGTGGTGGCGCAGAAGTGGGCGGCGCCGGTGGCCGAACTGCGGCGCCTGCCCGGATTCGCCTCCGCCTTTCTGCCCGGAGGGCGTGCGCCGACCGTCGGTGAGTTGTGGCGCTTGCCGGAGGCAGCGCGGAGCCTGCGCCTGATCGCGCAGACCGAAGGCGAGGCCTATTACCGCGGCGAGATCGCCGCGGCGGTGGCCCGGCATGCGGCGGCGGACGGCGCGGCGCTGACCGAGTCCGACCTGGCCGCCTACGAACCCGAGTGGGTCGGGCCGCTGGCCAAGGACTACCGCGGCTACACGCTGCACGAGATGCCGCCGAACGGGCAGGGCATTGCGGCCCAGGTGGCGCTGGGCATCCTGTCTCACTTCGACATCGCGTCGCTGCCCCTCGACAGCGCGGAGGCCCAGCACCTGCAGATCGAAGCGATGAAACTCGCCTTCGCGGATGTCTACCGCCATGTGGCCGATCCGTCCACGATGGAGGTGACGCCCGCGCAGATGCTCGACGATGCCTACCTGGCGAGCCGCGCCCAGCTGATCGACCGCCGGCGTGCGCAGCACTTCGGGCCTGGCAACCTGGCGCAAGGCGGCACCATCTACCTCACCGCCGCCGACGAGAGCGGCATGATGGTCAGCTTCATCCAGAGCAACTACATGGGTTTCGGATCGGGCGTGGTCGTGCCGGGTTATGGGCTGTCCCTGCAGAACCGCGGCCACGGCTTCTCGCTCGACCCGGCCAGCCCGAATGTGGTGGCGCCGCGCAAGCGGCCCTTCCACACCATCATCCCGGGCTTTCTGAGCCGCGGTGGCGCTCCGGTGATGAGCTTTGGCGTGATGGGCGCCAACATGCAGCCGCAAGGGCATCTGCAGACGCTCGTGCGCATGCTTGACTACGGGCAGAACCCGCAGGCCGCCTGCGACGCGCCGCGCTGGCGCTACAACAGCGGCCTGTCGCTCAACGTCGAGGCGACGATGGACCCGGCCGTGGTGCAGGACCTGGTGGCGTGGGGCCACCAGATCGACGTGATCCAGGACTCCTACCAGGACTTCGGCGCCGGCCAGTTCATCTGGCGATTGGGCGACCCGGGCACCGAGGGGTATCTCGCCGCGAGCGACCCGCGGCGCGACGGCCAGGCGGTGGGATTTTGA
- a CDS encoding DMT family transporter: MPVAVGPGLALALLGSIAFSGKAIIVKLAYRYDVDAVTLIMYRMLFALPLFALIAWWAGRGKPPLTRREWAAIVGLGISGYYLASFLDFLGLQYISASLERLILYLNPTLVLALSVLLFKKKVTARQLIAAGVSYSGVLVVFGHEIGTLGSNVALGSVLVFASAVSYAIYLVYSGELVKRLGSLRLVGWASLVACVFCIGQFAVLRPLSAAVVAPEVLWLSLLNATLCTVAPVLMVMMAIERIGATLAAQTGMVGPLSTLLMGVVLLGEPFSLWIAAGTALVLIGIWMLARARVAEGK, from the coding sequence GTGCCGGTTGCCGTAGGCCCCGGCCTTGCGCTCGCGCTGCTCGGCTCCATCGCCTTCTCAGGCAAGGCCATCATCGTCAAGCTGGCCTACCGTTATGACGTCGATGCGGTCACGCTCATCATGTACCGCATGCTGTTCGCGTTGCCGCTGTTCGCGCTGATCGCCTGGTGGGCCGGGCGCGGCAAGCCGCCGCTGACGCGGCGCGAGTGGGCCGCCATCGTCGGGCTCGGCATCAGCGGCTATTACCTGGCGAGCTTTCTCGACTTCCTGGGCCTGCAGTACATCAGTGCGAGTCTGGAACGGCTGATCCTCTACCTCAACCCGACGCTGGTGCTGGCGCTCAGCGTGCTGCTGTTCAAGAAGAAGGTGACGGCGCGGCAGCTGATCGCGGCCGGCGTCAGCTACAGCGGTGTGCTGGTGGTGTTCGGCCACGAGATCGGCACGCTGGGCTCGAACGTCGCGCTCGGGAGCGTGTTGGTGTTTGCCAGCGCGGTGTCGTACGCCATCTATCTCGTCTACAGCGGTGAACTGGTCAAGCGGCTCGGCTCGCTGCGGCTGGTCGGCTGGGCCAGCCTGGTGGCTTGCGTGTTCTGCATCGGGCAGTTCGCCGTGCTGCGCCCCCTCTCGGCCGCGGTGGTGGCGCCCGAGGTGCTGTGGCTGTCGCTGCTCAATGCGACCTTGTGCACCGTGGCCCCGGTGCTGATGGTGATGATGGCGATCGAGCGCATCGGGGCGACCCTGGCCGCGCAGACCGGCATGGTCGGCCCGCTGTCGACGCTGCTGATGGGCGTGGTGCTGCTGGGCGAGCCCTTCAGCCTGTGGATTGCGGCCGGCACGGCACTGGTCTTGATCGGCATCTGGATGTTGGCCCGGGCGCGAGTCGCCGAGGGCAAATGA
- a CDS encoding M23 family metallopeptidase → MAALVWPLERNEIRRHKQNNTFGMVRDGGTRAHQGWDLYALPGTPCHAISDGTIHFAGISGSLGKVILLRFSYQGQTFYAAYCHLSSTLVLEGNDVARGEVIGLTGNTGNAQSMQGQDQHSHFEIRTIPSPGLGLGGRVDPATLYGAAPTGWTFFEGHGHKVRTTGIPGLKIVRERIE, encoded by the coding sequence ATGGCCGCATTGGTATGGCCGCTTGAGCGCAACGAGATTCGTCGGCACAAGCAGAACAACACGTTCGGGATGGTCCGTGACGGCGGGACCCGTGCGCACCAGGGGTGGGATTTGTATGCGCTCCCCGGTACACCGTGTCACGCAATCTCAGACGGCACCATTCATTTCGCTGGCATTTCAGGGTCGCTCGGTAAGGTGATCTTGCTCCGGTTCAGCTACCAGGGACAGACGTTCTATGCCGCTTACTGCCATCTCAGCTCGACACTCGTACTGGAAGGCAACGACGTCGCGCGGGGAGAAGTAATCGGTCTGACCGGCAACACAGGCAATGCGCAATCCATGCAGGGCCAAGATCAGCATTCGCACTTCGAGATACGCACCATTCCTTCCCCTGGCCTTGGGCTAGGTGGCCGCGTCGATCCCGCTACCTTGTATGGCGCCGCCCCGACCGGGTGGACCTTCTTCGAGGGGCACGGGCACAAAGTAAGAACAACGGGTATCCCGGGACTCAAAATCGTCCGGGAGCGCATTGAATGA
- a CDS encoding tripartite tricarboxylate transporter TctB family protein, with protein sequence MKIKSQRDFVSGLMFVAVGIAFAVGATNYSFGSSAQPGPGYFPLLLGLILAVLGAVVLFTSLSIEREGGDPIGSIAFRPLVLILSAVLLFGFTLPRLGLVIALPVLIIMASFASTEFRWRDVLISCVVLTVAAWGIFSKGLGLTIPLWPTVFGA encoded by the coding sequence ATGAAGATCAAAAGCCAACGGGACTTCGTCTCGGGGCTCATGTTCGTGGCGGTCGGCATCGCGTTCGCGGTCGGCGCCACCAACTACTCGTTCGGCAGCTCGGCCCAGCCGGGGCCCGGCTATTTCCCGCTGCTGCTGGGGCTGATCCTCGCGGTCCTCGGCGCCGTGGTGCTGTTCACCTCGTTGAGCATCGAGCGCGAAGGTGGCGACCCGATCGGCTCGATCGCCTTCAGGCCGCTGGTGCTGATCTTGAGCGCTGTGCTGTTGTTCGGCTTCACGCTGCCGCGCCTGGGCCTGGTCATCGCGCTGCCGGTGCTGATCATCATGGCCAGCTTCGCCAGCACCGAGTTCCGTTGGCGTGACGTCCTGATCAGCTGCGTGGTCCTCACGGTGGCGGCCTGGGGCATCTTTTCCAAGGGCCTGGGTCTGACCATCCCCCTTTGGCCCACCGTGTTCGGCGCCTGA